A window of Lacibacter sediminis contains these coding sequences:
- a CDS encoding efflux RND transporter permease subunit: MSLPSLSIKKPVLAAVFSALIVIAGLVGWRYLGVREFPMTEPPVISIVTFYPGASPDVIASKITKPMEESIAEANGVRTISSESREQVSVISVEFNRDVDLEDALNDVRDKVAKSKNQLPADVDPPIVEKATSPDNLVAFLEVESDTKDIKEVSHLASTVIKDRMQSIPGIQRVAIVGEHKYAMRLRFDPVKLAAFQLTPEDIRVALQRENIDLPSGRIEGNSNELSVRTLGRLTKPEEFNEMIIKQSTGSVIKLKDVGYAELGEMNERNAIINETGGSNVVGVGVAIQIQRGANAIEVVDEFYKRLDQLRSEISKEYRLIVGFDFTRPVRESIKEVEETLFIAFGLVVIIIFLFLRDWRSTIIPVVAIPVSILSAFFIMYIAGFSINVLTLLGLVLAIGLVVDDAIVVLENIYKKVEEGMSPVQAAFAGSKEIYFAVISTTITLAAVFMPIIFMGGISGQLFKEFAIVVSGSVLVSAFVALTLSPMLSAYLLKKTTKPNWLYRTTEPFFIKLNNGYGSLLRRFMKVRWMAWVFLVATSAIIYFVGKKLPSELAPVEDRSNMSLIAIAPEGVSFEKMKQNMMEVGKFVNDSTDGLYQTYSMVAISFIPAPAPTSFAVQSIYLKDPKERKTSIQQLYNKYGMASGNFRNILLFPYLPPTIGTRYGGGMPVQFVLQAADLESINAVLPKFLNAARQSSKLMFVDADLKMNKPELKINIDRSKAALMGVSIQEVARALQLSFSGQRYGYFLRNERQYEVIGQVERANRNDISDLRSIYVRSANGKMISLDNLVSIDEGISPAAIYRYDQYTSATVSAGLAPGVSLADGIAEMERIKKEVLGENFKTSLAGQSRDFEESQGNINFTLILALLLIYMILAAQFESLRDPLIIMLTVPMAVTGALLSLHWFGQSLNVFSQIGIITLVGLITKNGILIVEFANHLKDSGLSKLEAAIQAAEQRFRPILMTSLAMIFGALPIAMTHNSRQSLGIVIAGGLIFAGILTLFIIPAVYSYLSSGKRKKEVEEIIEIKES, encoded by the coding sequence ATGAGTTTACCATCATTAAGTATTAAGAAGCCGGTGCTGGCTGCAGTGTTTTCTGCATTGATTGTAATTGCAGGGTTAGTTGGCTGGCGCTACCTGGGTGTGCGTGAGTTTCCCATGACAGAGCCTCCTGTTATTTCAATCGTTACATTTTATCCCGGTGCAAGCCCCGATGTAATTGCTTCAAAGATCACCAAGCCAATGGAAGAATCCATTGCAGAAGCAAATGGAGTGCGCACCATCTCAAGTGAATCAAGAGAACAGGTAAGTGTGATTTCGGTTGAGTTTAACCGTGATGTTGACCTTGAAGATGCATTGAATGATGTGCGTGATAAAGTAGCGAAGTCAAAAAATCAATTACCGGCTGATGTTGATCCACCAATTGTGGAGAAAGCTACATCACCAGATAATCTCGTTGCATTTCTGGAAGTAGAAAGCGATACAAAAGATATCAAAGAAGTAAGTCACCTTGCATCAACAGTCATTAAAGACCGTATGCAATCCATCCCCGGTATTCAACGGGTAGCAATTGTAGGTGAACATAAATATGCAATGCGTTTGCGCTTTGATCCTGTTAAGCTGGCGGCTTTTCAGCTTACACCTGAAGATATTCGAGTGGCATTGCAGCGTGAAAATATTGATCTTCCGTCAGGCCGGATAGAAGGCAACAGCAATGAGTTAAGTGTACGCACACTTGGCCGCTTAACAAAACCTGAAGAATTTAATGAGATGATCATTAAACAATCAACCGGCTCTGTTATAAAGTTGAAAGATGTTGGTTATGCTGAGTTAGGCGAAATGAACGAACGCAATGCAATCATCAATGAAACAGGCGGCAGTAATGTTGTGGGTGTTGGCGTTGCCATACAAATTCAACGTGGAGCCAATGCTATTGAAGTGGTTGATGAATTTTACAAACGACTGGATCAGCTGCGGAGTGAGATTTCAAAAGAATATCGCCTGATCGTTGGATTTGATTTTACACGCCCTGTTCGTGAATCAATCAAAGAAGTGGAAGAAACACTTTTCATTGCATTCGGACTTGTTGTGATCATCATCTTCCTGTTTCTGCGTGATTGGCGATCAACCATTATTCCTGTTGTAGCTATACCAGTTTCGATTCTGTCTGCTTTCTTTATCATGTACATCGCAGGTTTTTCGATTAACGTATTAACCTTATTAGGTCTTGTATTGGCGATTGGGTTGGTGGTTGATGATGCTATTGTAGTGTTGGAAAATATTTATAAAAAAGTAGAAGAGGGCATGAGTCCTGTGCAGGCTGCTTTTGCCGGAAGTAAAGAAATTTATTTCGCTGTGATCTCAACTACTATTACACTGGCGGCAGTATTTATGCCCATCATTTTCATGGGTGGCATCAGCGGACAACTGTTCAAAGAATTTGCTATTGTGGTTTCAGGATCTGTATTGGTATCGGCATTTGTGGCACTAACATTATCGCCCATGCTCAGTGCATATCTTTTAAAGAAAACAACAAAACCAAATTGGCTGTATCGCACAACAGAACCTTTCTTTATTAAATTAAATAATGGTTATGGCAGTTTGTTGCGCAGGTTCATGAAGGTTCGTTGGATGGCATGGGTATTCTTAGTTGCTACATCAGCTATCATCTATTTTGTTGGGAAGAAACTGCCATCTGAGCTTGCCCCGGTTGAAGACAGAAGCAATATGAGTTTAATTGCTATTGCACCCGAAGGTGTTTCATTTGAAAAAATGAAACAGAACATGATGGAAGTAGGAAAGTTTGTGAACGATTCTACAGATGGGTTATACCAGACTTATTCAATGGTTGCCATTTCATTTATTCCTGCACCAGCACCAACAAGTTTTGCAGTGCAGTCAATTTATCTCAAAGATCCTAAAGAACGGAAAACATCTATTCAGCAGCTGTATAATAAATATGGAATGGCATCAGGTAATTTCAGAAACATTCTGTTGTTTCCCTATTTACCACCAACGATTGGAACACGTTATGGTGGCGGTATGCCGGTACAGTTTGTATTACAGGCGGCTGATCTCGAAAGCATCAATGCGGTATTACCAAAATTCCTGAATGCAGCAAGACAAAGTTCAAAGCTGATGTTTGTGGATGCAGATTTGAAAATGAATAAACCTGAACTCAAGATAAATATCGACAGAAGCAAAGCTGCATTGATGGGCGTTTCAATACAGGAAGTTGCAAGAGCATTACAACTGTCATTTTCGGGTCAGCGTTATGGATATTTTTTACGCAACGAACGGCAATATGAAGTAATAGGGCAGGTTGAACGTGCAAACCGAAACGACATCAGTGATCTGCGTTCCATTTATGTACGTTCAGCAAATGGCAAAATGATTTCACTGGATAATCTTGTAAGCATTGATGAAGGAATCAGCCCTGCTGCAATTTACCGTTACGATCAATATACTTCGGCAACAGTTTCTGCCGGATTGGCTCCGGGTGTAAGTCTTGCAGACGGTATTGCAGAAATGGAACGCATTAAAAAAGAAGTGTTGGGTGAGAATTTCAAAACATCACTTGCCGGACAGTCGAGAGATTTCGAAGAAAGCCAGGGTAATATCAACTTCACACTCATACTTGCTTTGTTACTGATCTATATGATTCTTGCGGCGCAGTTTGAAAGTCTGCGTGATCCATTGATCATTATGCTTACCGTGCCAATGGCTGTAACAGGCGCTTTGTTAAGCTTGCATTGGTTTGGTCAGAGTCTGAATGTATTCAGCCAGATCGGTATCATTACGTTGGTTGGGTTGATCACAAAGAATGGCATTCTGATTGTTGAGTTTGCAAATCATTTAAAAGATTCCGGTTTGTCAAAACTTGAAGCAGCGATACAGGCAGCCGAGCAACGCTTCCGCCCAATCCTCATGACTTCATTGGCGATGATTTTTGGTGCCTTGCCTATTGCTATGACGCATAACAGCCGGCAGTCGCTCGGAATTGTGATTGCAGGTGGTCTCATATTCGCTGGCATCCTTACACTTTTCATTATACCAGCCGTGTATTCATACTTGTCATCCGGAAAGCGTAAAAAAGAAGTAGAAGAAATTATTGAAATCAAAGAGTCTTGA
- a CDS encoding TolC family protein, which produces MKNYLIKAVVLLLSVASTQITQAQSTEMSLKDVLQVVSVGNRQLQIRALELKRADELVKEAKSYLLPSVQFNSSYLVFAERPVIYLRDETATPKANDIKYGGRLAFDANVTAVYAITNPVAKSELKSAVLQKQMDVQSKRAYEEQLAMEVSQLYYTVLFYEKQKKVLMQSLWRNEQALTDAKNLFLQGKNLKTDTLSHFISVQNIRLAISSLDNQVQIAFLQLKQLMGIESTMDISLSDTLSVEADAAAFEIAASLVDIARQNRTDISMSKLGIEQRKIQLQKTKAMYKPQLLTFAQYQVQSQADDFGFRYYGLPRTSFAGLRLSIPLYSGNRLKYQSTAVSVSVKQQELALADLDTKVQTKLTALSLRLQDEKSQWAIQKQNVEAALINYKMSNERYRSGLSNRLELNDAELALTKAKLEESRLQYSIQLLFVDLKKEMGVLKLINE; this is translated from the coding sequence ATGAAAAATTATTTAATCAAAGCAGTTGTGCTGCTCCTGAGTGTAGCATCAACTCAAATAACACAGGCACAATCCACCGAAATGAGCCTGAAGGATGTTTTGCAGGTGGTATCTGTTGGAAACCGTCAACTTCAAATACGTGCCCTGGAACTGAAACGTGCCGATGAACTGGTGAAAGAGGCTAAGAGCTATCTGCTTCCATCAGTACAATTCAACAGCAGTTACCTGGTATTTGCTGAACGGCCTGTGATTTATCTGCGTGATGAAACAGCCACGCCGAAAGCAAATGATATAAAGTATGGCGGCCGTCTTGCCTTCGACGCAAATGTAACAGCTGTCTATGCAATCACAAACCCTGTAGCAAAAAGTGAACTAAAATCAGCCGTTCTTCAGAAACAAATGGATGTACAAAGCAAACGTGCCTACGAAGAGCAACTTGCAATGGAAGTATCGCAGCTGTATTATACCGTTTTGTTTTATGAAAAACAGAAAAAAGTGCTCATGCAAAGTCTTTGGCGTAATGAACAGGCATTAACAGATGCAAAGAACTTATTTCTGCAAGGGAAAAATCTGAAGACAGATACGCTCAGTCATTTCATCTCAGTACAAAATATTCGTTTGGCCATATCATCACTCGATAACCAGGTGCAGATCGCATTTCTGCAGCTAAAACAATTGATGGGTATTGAAAGCACGATGGATATTTCCCTTTCAGATACACTTTCAGTTGAGGCTGATGCAGCAGCTTTTGAAATTGCAGCTTCGTTAGTAGACATTGCCCGGCAAAACAGAACTGATATTTCAATGTCAAAATTGGGAATAGAACAACGCAAAATTCAATTGCAGAAAACAAAAGCAATGTACAAACCGCAACTGCTCACCTTTGCGCAGTACCAGGTTCAATCGCAGGCAGATGACTTTGGTTTTCGTTACTACGGTTTGCCCAGAACATCGTTTGCCGGTTTGCGGTTAAGCATACCTCTTTATTCCGGAAATCGGTTAAAGTATCAATCAACAGCAGTATCTGTTTCTGTTAAACAGCAGGAATTAGCACTTGCTGATCTGGATACAAAGGTTCAAACAAAACTTACAGCTTTGTCATTACGATTGCAGGATGAGAAAAGTCAATGGGCAATTCAAAAACAAAATGTTGAAGCAGCGCTGATCAATTATAAAATGAGCAATGAACGTTACCGTTCTGGCCTCAGTAACAGGCTTGAACTGAACGATGCCGAACTGGCTCTTACAAAGGCAAAACTCGAAGAATCACGTCTTCAGTATTCTATTCAGTTACTTTTTGTCGATTTGAAAAAAGAAATGGGTGTTTTAAAATTAATAAACGAATAA